One Osmerus eperlanus chromosome 2, fOsmEpe2.1, whole genome shotgun sequence genomic window, TCTagaaacatatatatatgtctcTCTATCGAGCTGGGAACACTTGTTGCAGTATGTTGTGGGGGTTTGATGGTGCAGTGTCCTCTAGAGGATGAATAAAGTCTTTCTCTAAACCATGTATGTGTCCATTGGCCCCAGGGTGTAGTTGCCGTAAAGTAGGGTAAATCAGCTTTCTAACCGCACAAGTCTTTTAAAAAGAGCACTCAGTCGTGTTTGAATGTGTATAGGGGGGATGGGCGGATGTGGGgtgggggaagggtgggggaaggtaggcatgtgtgtgtcggGGCGGGGGTGGGTTGGTGTAGATGGCTTCTGGTTGCAGTTCTCGTCTATCTGAAAGTTTTGCATCCAGTCTACCCTCCTCAACACAGAACATCTGAGCTAAAGCATAAACAGACCGGTTCTGTCTCATCACACCTCTCTCCCTTACTGCTTTTAGGGGATAAATATAGCTCAGTAGTAGAACATTTGACtgaagatcaagaggttgctAATTCAAATCCCCCCCTGATGTCATTTTGAATCAAAGTGTCTATTAactgaatacattattattattctctTCCTGTCCTTTGCATATTCTGTCCTTCCTTTGCGCTGTCCTCCCGACCCTCCTTCATCGTCCTGCGTCTCTTTGAAGTTCTCCCTCACAGGGATAGTTGGCATGCTGTAGAATAATTTAACTACGGGTGTTGGGCTATGAAGGAAAAGCGTGTCATATCAGCTTTCCCTCTCTAGATCCTGTTTAGGGATACGCTAAACGGAACCTTTGTCAGTCTGGGAGCTTCTTGACTCTCTCCTGGGTGGTTCCAGAGTAaggaagagctggaggaggctgggagattTCCATGCCCTGCACTGACTGAGACAATGgaacacaggaagcaggaagtgacaCCTGGATACCATCGCCAGCTGGATACCATACCGCAACATGTCGTTTTAAATAATGAAACCTCAGTCCCCTTCCTTATAGCACCACCTCCCTTTTAATctttcctgtttgtctgtctgccctccccctccccccccatacAAACACTCTTTCGCCACTCCCTTCTTTTCCATTGATGAAACTCAACTGGCTGCTCAACTCAACCTAcacgcgtgcatgtgtgtctgtatgtcagtctgtgttgatgtgtggTTGAGCATGCATATGTAGTTCAACTGGAGTGTCTGTAACTGCCAATAAAGTTTCAGTTCCTCACAAGGTCCTTTTGTTCCTGTTCTCTGTAAGCTTGACTGACTTCAACCTGAGTGCCTCAGCCaggcctccatctctcactcgcactccctctcattctctctcacttttaactcctccccccccccccccccctcccgactGTTCAGTGCTGCCTCAGCGCACAAGGACAGTCCACTCGGCCACCATCTTTACTGTTTACCAGGCACTGGGAAGAATCAATAATTTAGATGAGAATAATCTTAAATTTAGATTATACTCATAGAAAGGTAATTGATAAGCAGTAGACCTAGAAGACTTTTCTAGTTCAAAACCCAACAACGTATGAGGTGAGAGAACTTCCTGTCTTACCCAGGAGACTTTTTCTCTCCaagtgtgtgtcagcatgttgTCTGGGTTGGATAGTGGTCAAAGAACACTGATGGAAAATTCCACAAGAAACCACAGCTGATCTGCACCAAAGATCCTGCTtggcagtgtgtgagagagtgagagagagagagaggacaatctGCAAATTTAGTTCacttgttttcttgttttttcaGTTTTTGCAATCCTGCCAGTCGCACAGGTTCATCCAGACTGCCTTTTTGCTCCCCTcattctcctctccatctttgtctccaaacaaaacaacaaattgTATCTAACATGGCGTTTTCAATAGCTTTCTGTCTAATGAAAGCTTAATCCAGCCTTTTTGTTCGTCTTTGTGCGTGGACACTGGCACACAGACATTGGTGTAGGGTGAGAGCCTGGGATATTCTAGAATGTACCTGGATCTGACAGCATGGATGTGGTGCCGTTTTATATTCCTAGGTTGTTGGTTCAGGATTCAGGGATGGGTTCTAGTACTCTCTCTCTGAATTGGAGACCTCCATCACAGCCTAGCCTGGTGTAGCAGGCTTCATAGGGAGGTTTCTAGCCTGGTCGAGCAGGCAGGCAGCATTGGCGCAGTCTCCTTCTCTATGGCCGtgggttgttcttcatctcgCCCCATGTGTCTACACTCTCCAATTGGATAACAAGATGTTCTTGACTGAGTGTTAAACGCAGCCCTGTAGCAGTGACTGTCTACTCCAGTTCCAGGCGTCCTCTGATGGCATCAGATGGTGTTATTGAGTTAGGACTCCCTGCACATATATAGGGGGCCTGCTGCTTATTTGATTTGTTAACACAGAAACCCCCAAAGTGGGTCTGTAAAGTGGCCCTCGTCGTTCAAAGAGAGGGTTTTCTTTCATGTCATAATTTGATAGCCATAAAACAATGCATTTCAGTCTGGAAAGAGGAGGATGTGTCTGGCTCttgtgtctcttcctctctaccatTCATTATTTTCTCTGTTGTCATGAAATCCGTCTCGTCCCTGTGCCCTGTCTTTTGTAAAGTGTTGAGGTCATTTTAACCTTCTGCTGTAAAACCAGGGCTGAAGCCCACAACTACTGCAGAGACACACTGCCACCATAAGTTAGCCAACCCTCACACCCCACACTACCATACAAACCACATTCTCATTACTTACTAATTGAAATCCTCAGTACCAAGTTGTGCATTGTAAATTTTTATGTCAACTCAAAACGCAGATGAATGTGCATTTCACGTCGTTTCTATCATTGAATCTTGAATCTGGAGTTTTTGGGGACTGAcccatcaatcaatcaatcacctGTCATCACCTGTCCTCCTTTCCCTTCAGGTGCTTACGGTTGTCACGGTGATCCTGCCCTCCACGACAACACTTATTATCCTTGTTCTGAAATGTCCTCTGAGGCGACAACCATGAAGGCGCCCCGTCCTATGACCCCGCCCTTACCCTCTAGCCCCCCGCGGTCTCCCATCTCCCCGGTGTCCCCAGGGTCCctgcgcctgcctgcctgtcagaacAGGGATCGCTCGCCCTCGCCCATGAGGGGCTACCTAATACCCAGCCCGCTCCCGACCAGGCGCAACAGGACCTTCTCAGCGTgggtacacttacacacatgcacacacagtgtttGGAAGATCTCCAATATGGAGAAACGTAATTGTTCTCATTGAAATCTTGATGTGCCCTTGTCTGTCCTTTCCGACCTGTCCCTTTCTTACTATCTggccctctcccctctgtctgtttgtcggtgtgtgtgtgtgtgtgtgcgcaggtcgGCCCGTGCAGCAGAGGGCCCTTCCTTCActggtgtgtgtaagtgtttctCCCGCTCCAGAGGACACGGTTTCATAACACCTTCCGACGGAGGCAATGACATCTTTGTGCATATCTCCGAgtgagtgtttatatatatatatatatatatatttgtttaaaaGGCTGGAGCTAGTGAATACATTTCAATGTGTAAAGAAGGGAActagagggagaagaaaaggaagTCTATCACATGAAAAGGCTATGGCCATAATTCACTCGTGTATGTTGTAAATATAAAACGCACATATTGCCTCCAAAGAGAAACAAAATAAGGACCACATCACACCAtgtccccctacacacacctacccacactGCAACTGAGGAGTCATTCCCTCATACAATCACACGAAACCTACCAACCACCTATTCTCTCATTATGTCCACCCACATGTAGTCTAATTGATCCATCTCCCACACACATGGTACTCCTTAGAATCATTtccgtatcacacacacacacacacacacacacacacaggacaatgAAGGCCTTAGAGGCTTGTGTAGGAGTGAGTGAAGAGGAGCATATCAGATGACCTTCAATAGGTCTGATAACAGCTCTCTTCTGGATGGAACACAGTACATGTTGAAGTGAACACACTCACAGGGTATTCACAGCCAAGACAAACCCATTTCAGACAAACCTATTAGTGATTCGTGCAGTCTGTATTATtctctgctgtgtttgtgtgtgagggagagaggcagaagggggggagagagactgcgaggggaagagagcgagtgagagaaggagaacgcGAATGAGAAATGCATAGTTTGTATGACTGTCTGCCTTAGCTTTCTGTTAAAAGTTTATTTTCACTATCATACCAACAAAACAGGTGTTAGTCAAGGTTAAGGGCAGCGTTGAGCCACGTGAGCAACACTCAAATGTTgaggaaaataaaaaataaaaaatcttaACAAACAAACCAATCTTTCAGATGAGTATAAGGAAGAGATAAAAAGTACCTTTCAACTGAAATGTAAAAGTTGCTGAGTCATCTTGCATGAATGTCATACAtgttttccttctcttcccctttctTATTCTGTCTCCTCTAACTCCCTGTTATTTTGTTCTTCTTCTATTCTCTTCCTGTGACTCCCACCCTTTTCTacatcctccaccctcccccattcctccctcattcctcccctcctgctcccagtATCGATGGGGAGTACGTTCCCGTGGAAGGTGACGAGGTCAGCTACAAgatctgctccctccctcccaaatgTGATAAGGTCCAGGCAGTGGATGTGACCATCATCCACCTCAAGCCAGGATCCAAGCATGAGACCTGGGGAGGCTCTGTGGTCAGCGCTTGAGCCTGGGAAGACCCACCGTAGAagctggaggaagggggggcggTCGGTCATTTGTTTGGGGTGGGCTGCTATGCTAAGATGACTGGCCTCCCCTATCTCTTCTCATCATTATACAGGCACCCTTCCTGTCTCGATACCCTTGTTGTCCCTGCTCTCACAGAGTTCTCTGGTGCACCAATACACATCCTGTCAGGGTATTCTTCTAGCGGAGGGCCAATCAACAAAGTAAATCCCTGTTAAGTAATCTAGTAATATTTCTTTAAgctgaaggagagaagaggaggccaATCCAGAGTATTGACACACCCAGAGTGTGTAGTCGACATGAGGGTAGGGGGTGAaaggtttttatttgattatttttgCAGGCAAATGGGTCATTTTTCTTATTCAGAGGGTGAAACGGTGGGTGTGAATTAAAAACTATAGAATGTTGTTTTGAAGTTTATCATGCCAAGCTCATTAaaaaaattaagtttttgtttgGAGTGACTCATTGTGAAGCGACTATGATTGATGGGtttaaaatatgtttgttttgaATGAGGGCTATGATAGAGTGCTTTTCTCAAATAAAAAGTGAGCTGCTTTTAGATGTCCCAACAACTCTGCTACCCAGTTTGGTCGAGGAAATGCCACAAGACACGTCATTGCTACTGTCCTGTACTTTTAGACACGAGTGCCTTCAATTACGGATTTATGGTATGTATAATACAACAACTAAAATGAATAATTCCTGCTCTTTGTAACTTCAGCATGAGGTCAATTTGGAACTGAAGTCTGGGTGAACCTGCCAACTTGCCTAATTATGCGCCTCCATTTTGCTTGTGTATCATGTTAAATTGaagtaaataaaaaatctgCATCAGTCCATTGTATAGAGCTCGTCTTTCTGTTGAATATAAATAACTTGACATTACTGTTATCTTTTGTTTAAAACCTTCTAATGGCTGTTTATTTAGTCATCTTGAATGAGTGTCTTGTTATTACATGACATTAACCGAGATGACATAGCTATACCATGGTCTCTTgaaattctgtgtgtgtgctgcctaCGTCTGGTTTGATTTGGGAATGACAGGTTTAATTCACCGTAGCAGCAGGATGGAACTGGGTTCTGTACCtccactctgtcacacacagtaccactTTTCTCCACCAGGTGGAACTATGCACACATAAATCGAAGGCGTTTTCAACAGGTCTAAAACGTAAACGTTGACTGTGGATGTCCGTTGGTTAGCTAACGTCTTCACTGGGAGGTGTTCACAAGCCTATGTATTTGACCGTACATCTCGCTGCCAGACCACACGTCGACCATGAAAGTGTAAAAAATAGAGCATTTGGCTTGGAGTCCCTAGAGGGGCGGAGGTTGGCTTGAGGTCAGGGACATGCTCCAAGCAGtggtctctcccgctctctgaaCTCCGCTTTTGGAAAGTTGTGGCATATACATGGAGTGGAGTTGTCACCAAACTCGGCAGTTAGTTCAGTAGGCTTATTACGTTTTTCACACACGTGGTTATGACTGTTACCAGAATTAGAGGAGCCCACCCTAACTGGGTGCCCCTGGCCAGTGTCTGCATACAGCATGGCATTCTGACCACATCTTGGAGATTACGCCAAGGGCCTTACTAGGCTACCGTAGTTGAAAATAGatttatttaatatttaattGATGAGGCAATAATTCTGCAGTCGATGTGGCAACAGCACCTATCTTGTCTCGTACTTATAAACTGCTGGGTAACACGAGTCTCTGTCTTTTCAGTTAGCTGGCAGTATCCACTAACAAACTGTAGCATAGGTGGCTAACAAAAGCAAAACTAAGGTGTCTGTCAAGCAGttggcagctgtgtgtgtgtgtgtgtctgtgtgtgagtgctgacACACACCTTAACAATATTTTGTGCCCTGCACTTTCAAAGGGATGACATCTTTAAAGGTTCCTTCACAAACTTAAATCAGTCTCAACTCTACACCTCAAATGGCAGCTTGTCTCCTGCATGGTCTTTGATGCTGTCAACTTCACTGAGTTGGCCTGACATacacatagtcacacacacacacacacacacacacacacacacacacacacacacacacacacacacacacacacacacacacacacacacacacacacacacacacacacacacacacacaaacagaaccaGACAGCTTGAGGCAACGATAGCGCCAGAGAGTCTTCTCCCCTTTGCTCATGTGTTTTGAGGTGACTTGTCAACGCTTTGAagagcagtgagggggggagagggggggggaggagaagggtaaGGGAGGAAGAAATAAAaatggaggaggatgaagggagaaTAACTTTTTACTTGGTCAGTAGTCCTGGCTGCTCCTGAATCCCAGGCCCCTGGTACTCCAGGATGGGCGGGGCAGGGGCGAGCACTCTGTGGGTGGTAACCTGGGTTACCTGGGGTGTGGTGCGACAGATGGGGTAAACATACTTCCGGTGACTGACGTACAGGATGCTGGTGTGTTTATTTTGGGGTCTCTGCGATATCCCGTCAACACGAAGATGGTATCTTAAGCAAGCCAACAGGGTTGAAGCAGTGTCCCCGTGCTGTTACCAAGGCTACATACACTATGTGTCCGGGTTTGCCTACAAAATTATTGTGTTTGGCGTCAGCTGAATTAACACTAGTCAGTGGTGTTGACAGAAATGTGAGACTGCAGTTTTTGGAGTGAGGCTGACCACATTCATGCCAGGAACTTAACAAGTTACCTCAGCTTTCCAGACCTGATTCTTTTAAGAACCACTGGAAAGGGATGACCTTTATGGACTCCCAACTGGCACAAcaggcacatgtgtgtgtgaaggagtgggagggagtgagggactACCACGCAAATGCTTTGGCTTACTGGGCTGGGTAGGTTACCCAGGTGCACACCTGTTTGGTTGCACATTCAGCACTAGTGGCATTAAGACTCAGTTGTGCCAGGCAGGCTGTGGTTAAGGAGCCGAGGTGAGATCACGGTTGTGTCGTGCGTTGTCTTTCCCTGTGGTtgaaatgaggaggaggagtcagacacactcacaccctttgGTACTATACCCAAGTGGGCATGTTGCAAATCACCTGTCTTGACAGGAATCTCTGTGGTATGAAGATGATAGCTGtctactgcctgtctgtctgctgtttgGTGGGCCACCATGACACAGTCTGTCTCATTCACACAGATTAGAGACTGCTGTGGCATTTAGTAGAACGCAAACGTTAGAGCCAGCTCTACATCGATGTGTTTCATTAATAGATGAATGAATGCAGACCTGGCTTACTTGAGCTGTTTCTCAAAATCTAATAATGGAAAATACTTTTATTGGGTTTTATTGGGTTGTAAAGCCTTGACTGCACTGTTTAAAACTGTTATTTAGAAATGTGAAATGATCAACAAGGATCAACGCACAACAAAAAGTGTAAGAATCTGTATTTATATAAAGAAAATATAATCATTAAGTCCAACATGTGACTCAAGAATTGATACCAAAAGATAGTTTGCGCCTTCACAGATGAGCTATTTGAATGTTGGAAAACAACTAAATCTCAACTAGCATTTCAGAACCTGTATATACTGACTGAGGTACTGACTGTTGGCACAACTGGTGTTTCAAATCTCGTTCCTTACCCCTAACCCCGAATGAGTGGGACCTTCCTCAATAGTTTGGGATAATGGTTTTGTGAACATCAAAACAGGGAATTCCACTGGGACAGGCCTTAGACAGCTCCAACATGCTGACACTTGTTGAAGACCTGTGGTTTCCTCACCAGTTGTAAACAGCCCCTGACGCCTAGTCTGAACCACAGGGGTGCTGAgcctgctggaacacacacacacacacacacacacacatgcattttgATACTGTGCAGATCCACATGCATAATCACGCCGTCTTAATCTAAACCCCAGTTTACCCCATCTGTCACCCCATGTATAGTCTAAGAACTGGGACATGTGTCTTATGTAACTAACGTCAGTGTCAAAGGGGCTGAGTGGTGCTTAACCTAACACAGTTAACAGTTTTTAGGATGTTATCATATCATCAGTCAAAGCTGAGCAGATCAACAATAGCCTCCATAATGCTAACatcatgacaaaaaaaaaaacatttcaaaacatatatttcaaggATTTGAGTCTTTCCACCGAAATATAAATGGTTCTTTTTGTGCTGAATCATTTAAATCACATCAGTGCTAAAAACAAATGCAGAATATTTACTCGGCCTACTGACATATTTCTTGCTGCAGgatttcacacattcaagagGCTGTAAATGTTTATTGTAAATGCATAAATGGCATCAGTTGGTCACTACCTGGCTACAGAGGATTCTTTGCCATAGAGTCAGTCAGTAAACATCTTCATAAGAAGTGAGTGGAGTATGTACACATCCAGGCAACTCATTTAGCCGCCAGAGTAAACACCCCAAATTTGATGTATTCTGAATTCCACAGCAGTCTCT contains:
- the carhsp1 gene encoding calcium-regulated heat-stable protein 1; translated protein: MSSEATTMKAPRPMTPPLPSSPPRSPISPVSPGSLRLPACQNRDRSPSPMRGYLIPSPLPTRRNRTFSASARAAEGPSFTGVCKCFSRSRGHGFITPSDGGNDIFVHISDIDGEYVPVEGDEVSYKICSLPPKCDKVQAVDVTIIHLKPGSKHETWGGSVVSA